DNA sequence from the Halalkalicoccus subterraneus genome:
TTGTCCCACTAGATAATACCGGACTGTATATGATCATTCAGCATCCTTAAAGAGTCAAACATAGATTTTTATATTATACTGACTACATCAGATTGATGGACGATAGCGCTCTCAACTCACTCATCGAGGATGAAGCTAGTCGCCGGGCGCTAGCAAAAGTCCTTACGTACGCGGAAAACGGCGATGGAACCGTGACGTACGCTGCAGTGAATGACGTCATCGAAGCGGAAACGTGGGGACGTCTACTCAAAACCGGCGCGCTCATCCCTGTCGATAGCGTCTTTGTCATTGACGATCCACCAGCCGTTCGAGATGCTCTCGAGAAAGCGAATATCGAGGCCCCGGCCGGCAGCGATCAGACTAGCACAAGAACCGACGAATCGGCGTGGCGCCCGGTCGATAAACTTGCTGGCGTTGGCGCCCTGACGCTCGTCGCCGGCTATCAGGTTCCGGCTATCAAATCAGTGATCGTCGGGCCGATGGATTTCGTTCTCGGTCCACTTGCCGGTCTGCTACCATTTCCGCTGTTAGTCATTGTTCTCGCAACAGTGGTTGCACTGGTCTCAACGGGAATCCGTCGTCAGCTTCTCGATCAAGAGCAAATGGACGCACAAAAAGAGCGGTTACAGCAGGTCCAAGACCGGCTTAGTGTAGCAAGACAGCGTGGAGATGACGCTGCTGTTGAGCGCCTCACTGATCGTCAGCAGGACCTGATGCGCGACCAGCTTGGACTCATGAAGAATACATTCCGGCCACTAGTGTGGACGATGTTTGTCACAGTTCCGGTGTTTCTTTGGCTCTCGTGGTTTGTGATGAATCCCGCTGGCGCCATTGTCACAGCTGCGCCAGTGATTCCGGTAATCGACCAGATTGTCTGGAGTGCGCGGTTAGTTGGGCCGATGCAGATGTGGATGGTGTGGTACTTCATGAGTTCACTTGCTTCTAATTTACTCGTCAAACGAACGACTAGTCGATGGTTCGATTCTACCCCAGCATAGCACTCTCAGTGTTAATTGATTTCTAGCTATTAGGTATCGTCTGAACGATCTAGAGATGGGAGTTTAGTGCGTAAGCCCGGTACCGAACTCGCTGTGAAGTATAATTTCTGGATCTCATCAAATAAACCCATCACAGGATACACTCTTAGATGAGCAGTATTGGACTATCACCCGTCGCTCCCAAGTAAATAATAAGAAATTGGACCGCATTGAATAACCCATGGATCATTGAGGGGACGGAACAACAGCACGACCGTAGACGCGATCGCGGAAGTGGGGGAGTTCGGTGACTGGTGGTCGAAATCCTCCTACCAGTGGCTGCGGTTGGGAGTGCGGCCGGGTTGGGCTTTGTCGCAAAGTGTAAAGTGTTCCCGCCTATGCCAAAGCCCGACGATGACCATCGAGGCAACCGTAACTGCCACCACCGCGGAAGCTGGCGAATGGACGAAGAATGGCTGCATGCGCTCGAAAACGGCGATATCTCGGAAGTTGATTGCTCGGGGCGCGTCCTCGATACCCTCGAGGAACTGAATTACTGAGGAGGGATCGACACCGATCGACGTCCGCCTTCGGGTGCGTCTCCAGCGTTCGCAACGCTCATTCCGACCTCTATATATCCAACTATACCATAATTATTCTAATATTGCCCTATTAGTTACTTAGACGGTTCGAAGGCGGATCGGTCCACATGCGATGAAGGACACAACATCAACGGGCGTGGATCGGCGAACGTTCATCAAAAGTACAGGAGCAGCGATCGGGGTTTCGGCGCTTGGAAGCACTGCGGTCAGTGCGAGCAATTCCGACGCAGCCAACGACGAGGGTTCGAATGAGCCGCCAGCAATGATTGCTCATCGAGGCTACGCGGGTCGATACCCCGAGAACACGCTCCGAGCGGTCGAGGCAGCCTCGGAGACGGCCGCCATGATTGAAATCGACATCGTCCCCACCGCCGACGGGGAGGTGGTAGTCTTTCACGACGACAGGCTGAGTGGGCGCGATGGCGGTACGAAGGGGCTTACCGACGTCGAGGGGTATGTCTGGGAACAACCTTGGGAGGTCGTCCGTGAGGCGGA
Encoded proteins:
- a CDS encoding DUF106 domain-containing protein, with product MDDSALNSLIEDEASRRALAKVLTYAENGDGTVTYAAVNDVIEAETWGRLLKTGALIPVDSVFVIDDPPAVRDALEKANIEAPAGSDQTSTRTDESAWRPVDKLAGVGALTLVAGYQVPAIKSVIVGPMDFVLGPLAGLLPFPLLVIVLATVVALVSTGIRRQLLDQEQMDAQKERLQQVQDRLSVARQRGDDAAVERLTDRQQDLMRDQLGLMKNTFRPLVWTMFVTVPVFLWLSWFVMNPAGAIVTAAPVIPVIDQIVWSARLVGPMQMWMVWYFMSSLASNLLVKRTTSRWFDSTPA